The proteins below come from a single Odontesthes bonariensis isolate fOdoBon6 chromosome 18, fOdoBon6.hap1, whole genome shotgun sequence genomic window:
- the LOC142367387 gene encoding E3 SUMO-protein ligase KIAA1586-like: protein MKKKLLEKIVTCAPKIGLMLDEATGLNRKSALIVYLRVQLPEMESPENIFFELIELDDLSAEGIVRKLLESLHRANFNEDFLSKTLVALTCDVASVMLGRKSGVAVRLQSLFPSLVVWHCAAHWLELAVGDVVKEMAAVNHFKMFMDKLYSLYSTSNKSRVEFKECADALDVQLCKIGRVLDTRWVSSSLRAVEAVWKSYPALHRHFTQAAQDP, encoded by the coding sequence ATGAAAAAGAAACTGCTGGAGAAGATTGTCACATGTGCTCCAAAAATTGGACTGATGCTGGATGAGGCCACAGGCCTAAATAGAAAGAGTGCATTGATTGTGTATCTACGCGTGCAGTTGCCAGAGATGGAATCGcctgaaaacattttctttgagCTCATCGAACTGGATGATTTGAGTGCTGAAGGCATTGTCCGCAAGCTGTTGGAATCCTTACATCGCGCAAACTTCAACGAGGACTTCCTCTCAAAAACACTGGTTGCCCTTACCTGTGACGTTGCGTCAGTGATGCTTGGACGCAAGAGCGGGGTGGCAGTCCGACTTCAAAGTCTCTTCCCAAGCCTTGTGGTGTGGCACTGTGCCGCGCATTGGCTGGAACTTGCAGTAGGTGACGTGGTGAAAGAAATGGCAGCTGTCAATCATTTCAAAATGTTCATGGATAAACTGTACTCATTGTACAGCACATCAAACAAAAGCAGAGTTGAGTTTAAAGAATGCGCAGACGCACTGGACGTTCAGCTGTGTAAAATTGGCCGAGTGTTGGACACAAGATGGGTGTCATCCAGTCTCAGAGCTGTCGAAGCAGTGTGGAAAAGTTATCCTGCCCTCCACAGGCATTTTACGCAGGCAGCACAGGATCCTTAg